One segment of Variovorax sp. V93 DNA contains the following:
- a CDS encoding mandelate racemase/muconate lactonizing enzyme family protein yields the protein MKAVESNIVSYAKVAEGARTAADAADRIDWIKLSLTYLPLATPVSDAKVLTGRQKPLTEIAFIFAEVRTRDGHEGIGFGYSKRAGGPGMYAHAKELAPNLIGEDPNDISRLFTKLLWAGASMGRSGLTTQAIAPFDIALWDLKAKRAKLPLAKLLGAERDSVQCYNTSGGYLHTPLDQVLRNVAISRESGIGGIKLKVGQPDLAIDIQRVGEVRKLLGDSFPLMVDANQQWDRQKATRACRAFEGFDLTWIEEPLDAYDFEGHAQLAARFDTAIATGEMLTSFGEHAQLIMAEGSDFIQPDAPRVGGITPFLQIMNLAAFKGRKLAPHFAMEIHLHLAAAYPIEPWLEHFEWLGPMFNEQMHLKDGRMHLSDRPGLGFSLSEQALKWTTETQEFGKQP from the coding sequence ATGAAAGCCGTCGAATCCAACATCGTTTCCTATGCCAAGGTGGCTGAAGGCGCGCGCACCGCGGCCGATGCGGCCGACCGCATCGACTGGATCAAGCTCTCGCTGACCTACCTGCCGCTGGCCACGCCGGTGAGCGATGCCAAGGTGCTCACCGGTCGCCAGAAGCCGCTGACCGAAATCGCCTTCATCTTTGCCGAGGTCCGCACGCGCGACGGCCATGAAGGCATCGGCTTCGGCTACTCCAAGCGCGCCGGCGGCCCCGGCATGTACGCGCATGCCAAGGAGCTCGCGCCGAACCTGATCGGCGAAGACCCGAACGACATCTCGCGCCTGTTCACCAAGCTGCTGTGGGCCGGCGCAAGCATGGGCCGCAGCGGCCTCACGACGCAGGCCATCGCCCCCTTCGACATCGCGCTGTGGGACTTGAAGGCCAAGCGCGCGAAACTGCCGCTGGCCAAACTGCTGGGCGCCGAGCGCGACTCGGTGCAGTGCTACAACACCTCGGGCGGCTACCTGCACACGCCGCTCGACCAGGTGCTCAGGAACGTGGCCATCTCGCGCGAGAGCGGCATCGGCGGCATCAAGCTCAAGGTGGGCCAGCCCGACCTGGCCATCGACATCCAGCGCGTGGGCGAAGTGCGCAAGCTGCTCGGCGATTCGTTCCCACTGATGGTCGATGCCAACCAGCAATGGGATCGGCAGAAGGCCACGCGTGCCTGCCGCGCGTTCGAAGGCTTCGACCTGACCTGGATCGAGGAACCGCTCGACGCGTACGACTTCGAGGGTCACGCCCAGCTCGCCGCGCGTTTCGACACCGCCATCGCCACCGGCGAGATGCTCACCAGTTTCGGCGAGCACGCGCAGCTCATCATGGCCGAGGGCAGCGACTTCATCCAGCCCGACGCGCCGCGCGTGGGCGGCATCACGCCCTTCCTGCAGATCATGAACCTGGCGGCTTTCAAGGGGCGCAAACTGGCACCACACTTCGCGATGGAAATCCACCTGCACCTGGCCGCAGCCTACCCGATCGAGCCCTGGCTCGAACACTTCGAATGGCTGGGCCCGATGTTCAACGAGCAGATGCACCTGAAGGACGGGCGCATGCACCTGTCGGACCGTCCGGGCCTGGGCTTCAGCCTGAGCGAGCAGGCACTGAAGTGGACGACCGAGACGCAGGAGTTCGGCAAGCAGCCCTGA
- a CDS encoding tripartite tricarboxylate transporter substrate binding protein, which yields MFRRTLLAALAVAGLLAGAAHAQDDYPSRPVKLIVPFPAGGTSDIMGRLIAEVLGRQLKQPFIVDNKGGAGGAIGTEQAAKAPGDGYTLLLSGIGSNAIIHGFSPRPPYDSNRDFVHVSQLAAGPNVLVVNPSFPAKNFKEFIAWVKANPGKFSYGQVNASSGHVTTEYLKQVAGLDMVGIPYKGSAPALNDVLADQIPGMFTNQDSVLPHIKAGKLRALAVTSAQRNPLFPDVPTVAESGYPGFSAVSWTGLSAPKGTPKAVVDKLEAAMVKGFADSAVRAKLEANGFVVVASRSVDYTRFVQDETARWTQVVQKAGIKLE from the coding sequence ATGTTCCGCAGAACCCTTCTTGCCGCCCTGGCCGTCGCCGGCCTGCTGGCCGGCGCAGCCCACGCCCAGGATGACTACCCATCGCGCCCGGTGAAGCTCATCGTGCCGTTCCCCGCGGGCGGCACCAGCGACATCATGGGCCGACTGATTGCCGAGGTGCTCGGGCGGCAGCTCAAGCAGCCGTTCATCGTCGACAACAAGGGCGGGGCGGGCGGCGCCATCGGCACCGAGCAGGCGGCCAAGGCGCCGGGCGACGGCTACACGCTGCTGCTGTCGGGCATCGGCAGCAACGCGATCATCCACGGCTTCTCGCCCAGGCCGCCGTACGACTCGAACCGCGACTTCGTCCACGTGTCGCAGCTTGCGGCCGGGCCCAACGTGCTGGTGGTGAACCCATCGTTCCCGGCGAAGAACTTCAAGGAGTTCATCGCATGGGTCAAGGCCAACCCGGGCAAGTTCAGCTACGGGCAGGTCAACGCCTCGTCCGGCCACGTCACCACCGAGTACCTCAAGCAGGTGGCGGGGCTCGACATGGTGGGCATTCCGTACAAGGGCAGCGCACCCGCGCTCAACGACGTGCTGGCCGACCAGATCCCCGGCATGTTCACCAACCAGGATTCGGTGCTGCCGCACATCAAGGCCGGCAAGCTGCGCGCCTTGGCCGTCACCAGCGCGCAGCGCAACCCGCTGTTCCCCGACGTGCCCACGGTGGCCGAGTCGGGCTACCCCGGTTTCAGCGCCGTGTCGTGGACCGGCCTGTCGGCGCCCAAGGGCACGCCGAAGGCCGTCGTCGACAAGCTCGAAGCCGCCATGGTCAAGGGCTTTGCAGACTCGGCCGTGCGTGCCAAGCTGGAAGCCAATGGCTTCGTGGTGGTGGCCTCGCGCTCGGTCGACTACACACGCTTCGTGCAGGACGAGACCGCGCGCTGGACGCAGGTGGTGCAGAAGGCCGGCATCAAGCTCGAATGA
- a CDS encoding LacI family DNA-binding transcriptional regulator, producing the protein MPVPKTHISEETSPPGTARMSDVAREAGVSLVTVSRAINTPDKLAPDTLAAVRAAIERLGYVPNLMAGSLASNRSRIVAAIVPTISNLVFSETLEALAQTLADGGYQLLLGQSAYRPGDEAALVDTFLGRRVDGLVLTGIAQPSALRLKLRRAGVPVVQTWDLPAAGDEAPIDMLVGFSNVDAGRAAARHLLARGHRALAFIGAEEERSRLRLEGFRAEAAAQGAGEVPAELIRPPVQIDDAGPRLAQLLARRPDITAVFCNNDLLAAGLLFECQQRGWNVPGRIAVMGFGDMPIARAASPRLSTVRIRRAEMGERAGQMLLARLAGADPGARLVNIGFEVIVRSST; encoded by the coding sequence ATGCCCGTTCCCAAGACCCACATTTCTGAAGAGACCTCGCCACCTGGCACCGCCCGCATGAGCGACGTGGCGCGCGAAGCCGGCGTGTCGCTGGTCACCGTCTCGCGCGCCATCAACACCCCCGACAAGCTCGCACCCGACACGCTGGCCGCCGTGCGCGCGGCCATCGAGCGGCTGGGCTACGTGCCCAACCTCATGGCGGGAAGTCTGGCGTCAAACCGCTCTCGCATCGTGGCGGCGATCGTGCCGACCATTTCAAATCTCGTGTTCTCCGAGACCCTTGAGGCGCTCGCGCAGACGCTGGCCGACGGGGGTTACCAACTGCTGTTGGGCCAGAGTGCATACCGTCCCGGCGACGAAGCCGCGCTGGTCGACACCTTTCTCGGCCGCCGCGTCGACGGGCTGGTGCTCACCGGCATCGCGCAACCGAGCGCGTTGCGGCTCAAGCTGCGCCGCGCGGGCGTGCCTGTAGTGCAGACCTGGGACCTGCCCGCCGCAGGTGACGAGGCGCCGATCGACATGCTGGTCGGGTTCTCGAACGTCGATGCGGGACGCGCTGCCGCCAGGCACCTGCTCGCGCGCGGGCATCGCGCGCTGGCTTTCATCGGCGCCGAGGAAGAGCGTTCGCGCCTGCGGCTCGAAGGCTTCCGCGCGGAGGCCGCCGCGCAGGGCGCGGGTGAAGTGCCGGCTGAACTGATCCGCCCGCCGGTGCAGATCGACGATGCCGGACCACGGCTCGCGCAGCTGCTCGCGCGGCGCCCTGACATCACCGCCGTGTTCTGCAACAACGACCTGCTGGCTGCCGGCCTGCTCTTCGAATGCCAGCAGCGCGGCTGGAACGTGCCGGGCCGCATCGCGGTGATGGGCTTCGGCGACATGCCGATCGCCCGAGCCGCGTCACCGCGCCTGTCCACAGTGCGCATCCGCCGTGCCGAGATGGGCGAGCGCGCGGGCCAGATGCTGCTCGCGCGTCTGGCCGGTGCAGACCCTGGCGCGCGGCTGGTAAACATCGGCTTCGAAGTGATCGTACGCAGCAGCACGTGA
- a CDS encoding LysR family transcriptional regulator has protein sequence MHSEKLDMNLLRLFEAVYRLGSVSLAADALGLSQPAASQGLTRLRLALGDALFVRANGRMRPTLRAERLASVVQPAVAAIQEVLRDEDSFDPSHSRMTVRMHMNDIGEARLLPELISALHRQAPGVRVHTTPLPHAEIADALETGAIHFALGFLPSVSGTERVELLRDRYAVVVRAGHPMAKAKKGHTTIQDLRRLEYVAVRSHSETFRILQQLGLDGRLVLTSAHFLALPAIIERTDLAVVMPEEIARRFIDAKRYALLPAELPRSTFTVSMHWSRRFESDPALQWIRNLFVGLFKDKGR, from the coding sequence ATGCATAGTGAAAAGCTGGACATGAATCTGCTTCGCCTGTTCGAAGCGGTGTATCGCTTGGGCAGCGTCAGCCTTGCGGCCGATGCGCTGGGGCTGTCCCAGCCGGCGGCCAGCCAGGGGTTGACGCGATTGCGGCTTGCGCTGGGCGACGCGCTGTTCGTGCGCGCCAACGGACGCATGCGGCCGACCCTGCGGGCGGAACGGCTGGCCAGCGTGGTGCAGCCGGCCGTGGCCGCCATTCAAGAGGTGTTGCGAGACGAAGACAGCTTCGATCCTTCGCACTCGCGCATGACCGTTCGAATGCACATGAACGACATCGGGGAGGCGAGGCTATTGCCGGAATTGATCTCGGCCTTGCACCGCCAGGCACCCGGCGTGCGGGTGCACACGACCCCGCTGCCGCACGCGGAGATCGCCGATGCCCTGGAAACCGGTGCTATTCATTTCGCGCTTGGCTTCCTGCCCTCGGTCAGCGGAACGGAGCGTGTCGAGTTGCTGCGCGACCGCTATGCAGTGGTGGTCCGGGCGGGGCATCCCATGGCCAAGGCCAAGAAGGGGCATACGACCATCCAGGACTTGCGGCGGCTGGAGTACGTGGCCGTGCGATCGCATTCGGAGACCTTCCGTATCCTGCAGCAGCTCGGGCTGGACGGCAGGTTGGTGCTGACCTCCGCGCACTTTCTTGCATTGCCGGCCATCATCGAACGCACCGACCTCGCCGTGGTGATGCCGGAAGAAATCGCACGCCGGTTCATCGATGCCAAGCGTTATGCACTGCTTCCGGCCGAACTTCCCCGCAGCACCTTCACCGTGTCGATGCACTGGAGCCGCCGCTTCGAGTCAGACCCTGCGCTCCAATGGATCCGAAACCTCTTCGTCGGTCTCTTCAAGGACAAGGGACGCTGA
- the mdlC gene encoding benzoylformate decarboxylase codes for MDQRVEPLEQEPLAVGRTLSVRDAVYKLLRAFGMTRVFGNPGSTELPLFIDFPDDFHYVLGLQESVVVGMADGYAQATHNAAFVNLHSAAGVGHAMGNIFTAYRNRTPLVITAGQQARSILPFEPFLGSTQAAELPRPYVKWSVEPARAEDVPLAIARAYYIAMTPPRGPVLVSIPSDDWDVQTLPVDAREVSRHLRPDPDLLARIAKAIDGARSPAFVVGAAVDRDEAWNEAVQLAERHNARVYVAPMSGRCSFPEDHPLWGGFLPPMRERIVERLAGHDLVFALGAPAFTYHVPGQGPHLPEGTELVQLTDDPQVAAWAPTGTSVVGSIRLGLLDLLEQSQPRDRAAPPPHPRPPRVAEPSPGERLPVPWVLQTLADVRARDSIVVEEAPSARPVMHAHLPILASETFYTMCSGGLGYGLPAAVGVALGKPGARVIALIGDGSAMYAIQALWSAAQLALPVTVVILKNRRYAALYEFARIFGYRPDEHVPGTDLPDLDFVALAGAQGMKALRVETAEQLRPALHQALQSAAPMLVEVEVA; via the coding sequence ATGGATCAACGCGTCGAGCCGCTTGAGCAAGAGCCACTCGCAGTGGGCCGCACCCTGTCCGTGCGGGACGCCGTCTACAAGCTGCTGCGCGCATTCGGCATGACGCGCGTGTTCGGGAACCCCGGGTCGACCGAGCTGCCGCTGTTCATCGACTTTCCGGACGATTTCCACTATGTGCTCGGCCTGCAGGAGTCGGTGGTCGTGGGCATGGCCGACGGGTATGCCCAGGCCACGCACAACGCGGCGTTCGTGAATCTGCACTCCGCCGCCGGCGTCGGCCATGCAATGGGCAACATCTTCACGGCCTATCGCAACCGCACGCCGCTGGTGATCACGGCCGGCCAGCAGGCGCGTTCGATCCTGCCCTTCGAGCCCTTCCTGGGATCCACGCAGGCGGCCGAGTTGCCGAGGCCTTATGTGAAGTGGAGTGTGGAGCCGGCGCGGGCCGAAGACGTCCCGCTGGCGATCGCGCGTGCCTACTACATCGCGATGACGCCGCCGCGCGGTCCGGTCCTGGTCTCGATCCCATCGGACGATTGGGACGTCCAGACCCTGCCGGTCGATGCGCGAGAGGTCAGCCGCCACCTGCGCCCGGACCCGGACCTTCTCGCGCGCATCGCCAAGGCGATCGACGGCGCCCGCTCACCGGCCTTCGTGGTCGGTGCCGCGGTCGATCGCGACGAAGCCTGGAACGAGGCGGTGCAGTTGGCCGAGCGGCACAACGCGCGCGTGTATGTCGCGCCCATGTCGGGCCGATGCAGCTTCCCGGAGGACCACCCGCTGTGGGGCGGCTTCCTGCCTCCGATGCGCGAGCGCATCGTCGAGCGGCTCGCCGGACACGACCTGGTGTTTGCGCTCGGTGCGCCGGCGTTCACCTACCACGTCCCGGGCCAGGGGCCGCATCTCCCGGAAGGAACCGAGCTCGTGCAGCTGACGGACGATCCTCAGGTCGCGGCCTGGGCGCCGACAGGAACCTCGGTGGTCGGCAGCATTCGCCTCGGCTTGCTCGACCTGCTAGAACAGAGCCAGCCGCGAGATCGCGCGGCACCACCGCCTCATCCACGGCCGCCGCGCGTTGCAGAACCATCGCCTGGCGAACGCCTGCCGGTGCCGTGGGTTCTGCAGACGCTGGCCGATGTGCGCGCGCGCGACAGCATCGTGGTCGAGGAAGCACCCAGCGCACGGCCGGTCATGCATGCGCACCTGCCTATCCTCGCGTCGGAGACCTTCTACACCATGTGCAGCGGCGGCCTGGGCTACGGACTCCCCGCGGCCGTGGGCGTGGCGCTGGGCAAGCCCGGCGCACGGGTCATTGCACTGATCGGCGACGGCTCGGCCATGTACGCGATCCAGGCGCTGTGGAGTGCGGCGCAGCTGGCGCTGCCGGTCACGGTCGTGATCCTGAAGAACCGCCGCTACGCGGCGCTCTACGAGTTCGCCCGCATCTTCGGCTACCGGCCCGACGAGCATGTTCCGGGCACCGACCTGCCAGATCTCGATTTTGTTGCGCTGGCCGGCGCGCAAGGCATGAAGGCGCTGCGCGTCGAGACGGCCGAGCAGTTGCGCCCGGCCTTGCACCAGGCCCTTCAATCGGCTGCACCGATGCTGGTCGAGGTCGAAGTGGCCTGA
- a CDS encoding aldehyde dehydrogenase, giving the protein MGTISMLINGESRQAADGATFERRNPLDGTVATTAPAATRADAVAAVEAAAAAFPAWSRTGPGERRALLLKAAQAIEAKAQALTEAMASETGAAAPWAGFNVHLAAGMLQEAAGMTTQIGGEVIPSDVPGSLALGIRRPAGVVLGIAPWNAPVILGVRAIATPLACGNTVVFKGSELSPATHGLIVEAFKDAGFPPGVVNFVTNAPADAAEVVEAIIAHPALRRVNFTGSTRVGKLIALTCAKYLKPAVLELGGKAPLVVLDDADLEAAVNGAAFGAFANSGQICMSTERIIVDSRIADAFVDRLAAKATQLPLGDPRKGPVVLGSVVDASTVERCNALIDDALAKGAKLVCGGKADNTLFPATLLDHVTPQMRIYHEESFGPVKPVVRVDGVDEAVRVANDNPYGLSAAVFGRDIARAWEVANRIDSGICHVNGPTVHDEAQMPFGGVKDSGYGRFGGKAGIDAFTELRWLTIQTTERHYPF; this is encoded by the coding sequence ATGGGCACGATATCGATGTTGATCAATGGCGAAAGCCGGCAGGCCGCGGACGGCGCCACCTTCGAGCGCCGCAACCCGCTCGACGGCACGGTGGCCACCACAGCGCCCGCCGCCACTCGCGCCGACGCCGTGGCTGCGGTAGAGGCTGCGGCTGCGGCGTTCCCGGCCTGGTCCCGGACAGGCCCTGGCGAACGCAGGGCACTGCTACTGAAGGCGGCGCAGGCCATCGAGGCCAAGGCGCAGGCCCTGACCGAGGCAATGGCGTCGGAGACCGGCGCTGCCGCGCCGTGGGCCGGCTTCAACGTGCATCTGGCTGCCGGCATGCTGCAGGAGGCGGCCGGCATGACAACCCAGATCGGCGGAGAAGTCATCCCCTCCGACGTGCCGGGCAGCCTGGCCTTGGGCATACGCCGTCCCGCTGGTGTGGTGCTGGGCATCGCGCCGTGGAATGCGCCGGTGATCCTCGGCGTGCGTGCCATCGCCACGCCGCTGGCCTGCGGCAACACGGTGGTGTTCAAGGGCTCGGAACTCAGCCCCGCCACCCACGGGCTGATCGTGGAGGCCTTCAAGGATGCGGGCTTCCCCCCGGGCGTCGTCAACTTCGTGACCAACGCGCCAGCGGACGCGGCCGAGGTTGTCGAAGCGATCATTGCCCATCCGGCCCTGCGCCGTGTGAACTTCACCGGCTCCACCCGCGTGGGCAAGCTGATCGCACTGACCTGCGCGAAGTACCTCAAGCCGGCCGTGCTGGAATTGGGTGGCAAGGCCCCGCTGGTGGTGCTCGATGACGCCGACCTCGAAGCCGCGGTCAACGGCGCGGCCTTCGGCGCCTTCGCCAACAGCGGCCAGATCTGCATGAGCACCGAGCGCATCATCGTGGACAGCCGGATCGCGGACGCCTTCGTCGACCGGCTCGCTGCCAAGGCCACGCAACTGCCGCTGGGCGATCCGCGCAAAGGACCCGTGGTGCTCGGTTCGGTCGTCGATGCGAGCACCGTCGAGCGCTGCAACGCGCTGATCGACGATGCGCTCGCCAAGGGCGCGAAACTCGTGTGCGGCGGCAAGGCCGACAACACGTTGTTCCCGGCGACGCTGCTCGATCACGTGACGCCGCAAATGCGCATCTACCACGAGGAGAGCTTCGGTCCCGTGAAACCGGTGGTGCGTGTCGACGGCGTCGACGAGGCCGTACGCGTGGCCAACGACAACCCCTACGGCCTGTCCGCCGCCGTGTTCGGGCGCGACATCGCCCGTGCGTGGGAGGTCGCCAACCGCATCGACTCCGGCATCTGCCACGTGAACGGCCCGACCGTGCACGACGAGGCGCAGATGCCCTTCGGCGGCGTGAAGGACTCGGGCTACGGCCGCTTCGGCGGAAAGGCCGGCATCGATGCCTTCACCGAACTGCGGTGGCTCACGATACAGACCACCGAGCGCCACTACCCGTTCTGA
- a CDS encoding Bug family tripartite tricarboxylate transporter substrate binding protein encodes MKFLLATAALALGLGPCGIAQAQDWPKQPIKIVANFAPGGAADQLARVIGAPLQKALGQPVLVENKGGAGGNLGGDFVAKSPPDGYTFLMSSGGMVSINPHIYAKMPFDPAKDLVPVASVARVPFYLVVRADSPVKDFKSLVADLKANPGKRSFGSPGNGSSPHLAGEMMMGRTGTTAVHVPYRGAAPALTDLLGGQIDFLFDPGISIQHVKTGKLRMLAVASPKRAPQMPEVPTLDELGLKGFDADAVFGLYAPAGTRPAVIQRINAEVNRALALPAVRAHIETLGNVPEPLTPAAFGDKGAADFKRLGAVIRERGIRAD; translated from the coding sequence ATGAAATTCCTGCTGGCAACAGCCGCGCTTGCGCTCGGCCTCGGACCGTGCGGCATCGCCCAGGCCCAGGACTGGCCGAAGCAGCCCATCAAGATCGTCGCCAATTTCGCGCCCGGCGGCGCGGCCGACCAACTGGCCCGCGTGATCGGCGCGCCGCTGCAGAAAGCGCTCGGGCAGCCGGTGCTCGTCGAGAACAAGGGCGGCGCCGGGGGCAACCTCGGCGGCGATTTCGTCGCCAAGTCGCCGCCCGACGGCTACACCTTCCTGATGAGTTCCGGCGGCATGGTGTCGATCAACCCCCACATCTACGCGAAGATGCCCTTCGACCCCGCGAAGGATCTCGTCCCGGTCGCATCCGTCGCACGCGTGCCGTTCTACCTGGTGGTTCGTGCCGACAGCCCCGTCAAGGATTTCAAGAGCCTCGTCGCCGACCTGAAGGCGAACCCCGGCAAGCGATCCTTCGGTTCGCCCGGCAACGGGAGCTCGCCCCATCTTGCCGGGGAGATGATGATGGGCCGCACAGGGACCACGGCGGTCCATGTGCCGTACCGTGGCGCGGCCCCCGCGCTGACGGATCTGCTGGGCGGGCAGATCGACTTCCTGTTCGACCCGGGAATCAGCATCCAGCACGTCAAGACCGGCAAGCTGCGCATGCTCGCGGTGGCCAGTCCCAAGCGGGCGCCCCAGATGCCGGAGGTGCCGACGCTCGACGAACTCGGGCTGAAAGGCTTCGACGCCGATGCGGTGTTCGGGCTCTACGCCCCGGCCGGCACACGGCCGGCCGTGATCCAGCGGATCAACGCGGAAGTCAACCGCGCGCTGGCATTGCCGGCCGTCAGGGCACACATCGAAACCCTCGGCAACGTACCGGAGCCGCTGACGCCTGCCGCCTTCGGCGACAAGGGCGCGGCCGACTTCAAACGCCTGGGCGCCGTGATCCGGGAACGCGGCATTCGCGCCGACTGA
- a CDS encoding FAD-dependent oxidoreductase, protein MIAASPPADGKLPVIETDVLIAGGGPCGLMLANELGRRGIRCLVVDAKPSTAFNPQANATQARTMEHFRRLGFAHEIRALGLPADHPTDIAYFTRFAGHELARISLPTAAEATVKIKTMTGSWSAAELPHRVSQKFVEEALRRHAQAWPSTDVRYGWRLERFDDDGTSVSATVRRSEGGPAQDVVAKFLVGADGARSFVRQQLGIEWGGVTGIQREFMGGKMFAIYLRAPQFPSVLRHPKAWMYVAVNHERRAFMASVDGVSEYAFHAALRPGEDADGWTEADARRVFAEAVGADVPMEILSMGTWLAGHALVARRFQQGRVFIAGDAAHLFTPTGGLGYNTAVEDAVNLGWKLASVIRGHAPLALLDSYEAERRPLAERNTGYARKFADSVGLFAAKPELEEASQRGDAERRLAGLHFDAHARLEFNIPGVTFGGRYDGSPVIVGDGAALPPDEPNVYTPTASPGGRPPHAWLDDGRSLFDLFHTEWTLLALGSNPPSTEAFEAAARALAIDLRVVRLPQRLLRELYEAPLALIRPDQIVAWRGMAADDAVSVLSRVTAR, encoded by the coding sequence ATGATCGCCGCCTCCCCGCCTGCCGACGGCAAGCTCCCCGTCATCGAGACGGACGTCCTGATCGCCGGCGGCGGCCCCTGTGGGCTGATGCTCGCCAACGAACTCGGCCGCCGCGGCATCCGCTGTCTGGTGGTCGACGCCAAGCCGAGCACGGCCTTCAACCCGCAGGCCAACGCGACGCAGGCCCGCACGATGGAGCATTTCCGCCGGCTGGGCTTCGCGCACGAGATCCGTGCGCTGGGACTGCCCGCCGACCACCCGACGGACATCGCCTACTTCACGCGCTTCGCCGGGCACGAGCTGGCGCGCATCAGCCTGCCGACCGCTGCCGAGGCGACCGTGAAGATCAAGACGATGACGGGCTCCTGGAGCGCCGCCGAGCTGCCGCATCGCGTGTCGCAGAAGTTCGTGGAGGAGGCGCTGCGCCGCCATGCGCAGGCCTGGCCGTCCACCGATGTGCGCTATGGCTGGCGGCTGGAACGCTTCGATGACGACGGCACGTCGGTGAGCGCCACGGTGCGGCGAAGCGAAGGCGGTCCGGCACAGGACGTGGTCGCGAAGTTCCTCGTCGGCGCCGACGGCGCCCGCAGCTTTGTCCGGCAACAGCTGGGCATCGAGTGGGGTGGCGTCACCGGCATCCAGCGCGAGTTCATGGGCGGCAAGATGTTCGCCATCTACCTGCGCGCGCCCCAGTTTCCCTCCGTGCTGCGCCACCCCAAGGCCTGGATGTACGTGGCCGTCAACCACGAAAGGCGTGCCTTCATGGCTTCGGTGGATGGCGTGTCCGAGTACGCCTTCCACGCGGCGTTGCGGCCTGGCGAAGACGCCGACGGCTGGACCGAGGCCGATGCGCGCCGCGTCTTCGCCGAAGCGGTGGGCGCCGACGTGCCGATGGAGATCCTCTCGATGGGTACCTGGCTCGCCGGGCACGCGCTGGTGGCCCGGCGCTTCCAGCAGGGTCGCGTCTTCATCGCCGGCGACGCCGCCCACCTGTTCACACCCACCGGCGGCCTGGGCTACAACACCGCCGTCGAGGATGCGGTCAATCTGGGCTGGAAGCTGGCGAGCGTGATTCGCGGCCATGCGCCGCTGGCGCTGCTCGACAGCTACGAGGCCGAGCGCAGGCCCCTGGCCGAGCGCAACACCGGCTACGCGCGCAAGTTCGCCGACTCGGTGGGACTCTTTGCGGCCAAGCCCGAACTGGAGGAGGCCTCCCAGCGAGGTGATGCCGAGCGCAGGCTTGCGGGCCTGCACTTCGATGCGCATGCCCGCCTCGAATTCAACATCCCGGGCGTGACCTTCGGCGGCCGCTACGACGGTTCACCGGTCATCGTCGGCGATGGCGCTGCGCTGCCGCCCGATGAGCCGAATGTCTACACGCCCACCGCCAGTCCTGGCGGTCGTCCGCCGCACGCCTGGCTGGACGACGGGCGCTCGCTGTTCGACCTGTTCCACACCGAATGGACCCTGCTGGCGCTGGGGTCCAACCCGCCTTCCACCGAGGCCTTCGAGGCCGCGGCCCGGGCACTGGCGATCGACCTGCGTGTCGTGCGGCTGCCGCAGCGATTGCTGCGCGAGCTCTATGAGGCGCCGCTGGCACTCATTCGCCCCGACCAGATCGTGGCGTGGCGCGGCATGGCTGCGGACGATGCGGTGAGCGTGCTGTCCCGCGTGACGGCCAGGTAG